A single region of the Streptomyces sp. NBC_00236 genome encodes:
- a CDS encoding polyprenyl synthetase family protein, with the protein MSSTTGTRGESVTPANPASDTVADTTDVTALLERGRALSAPVLRAAVDRLAPPMDTVAAYHFGWIDAQGRPSDGDGGKAVRPALALLSAEAAGAAAEAGIPGAVAVELVHNFSLLHDDLMDGDEQRRHRDTVWKVHGPAQAILVGDALFALANEILLELGTVEAGRAARRLTTATRKLIDGQAQDISYEHRERVTVEECLEMEGNKTGALLACACSIGAVLGGADDRTADVLEAYGYHLGLAFQAVDDLLGIWGDPESTGKQTWSDLRQRKKSLPVVAALAAGGPASERLGELLAADAKSNDFDSFSEEEFAARAALIEEAGGREWTAQEARRQHAVAIEALHGVDMPETVRAQLTALADFVVVRKR; encoded by the coding sequence ATGAGCAGTACCACCGGAACAAGAGGAGAGTCAGTGACCCCGGCGAATCCGGCTTCCGACACCGTGGCGGACACCACGGACGTCACCGCGCTTCTGGAGCGCGGACGGGCCCTTTCCGCGCCGGTGCTCCGGGCCGCCGTTGACCGGCTCGCACCGCCCATGGACACCGTGGCCGCGTATCACTTCGGCTGGATCGATGCCCAGGGCAGGCCCTCCGACGGCGACGGCGGCAAGGCCGTCCGCCCGGCGCTGGCCCTGCTGTCCGCGGAGGCGGCCGGCGCCGCCGCCGAGGCAGGCATCCCCGGCGCGGTGGCCGTCGAACTCGTGCACAACTTCTCGCTGCTGCACGACGACCTGATGGACGGCGACGAGCAGCGGCGCCACCGTGACACGGTGTGGAAGGTGCACGGCCCCGCCCAGGCGATCCTCGTCGGCGACGCGTTGTTCGCGCTGGCCAACGAGATCCTGCTGGAGCTCGGCACCGTCGAGGCGGGCCGCGCGGCCCGCCGGCTGACCACGGCCACCCGTAAGCTCATCGACGGCCAGGCCCAGGACATCTCCTACGAGCACCGCGAGCGGGTCACCGTCGAGGAGTGCCTGGAGATGGAGGGCAACAAGACGGGCGCCCTGCTCGCCTGCGCCTGCTCCATCGGCGCGGTGCTCGGCGGTGCCGACGACCGGACCGCCGACGTCCTGGAGGCGTACGGCTACCACCTCGGCCTCGCCTTCCAGGCGGTCGACGACCTGCTCGGGATCTGGGGCGACCCGGAGTCCACCGGCAAGCAGACCTGGAGCGATCTGCGCCAGCGCAAGAAGTCCCTGCCGGTCGTCGCCGCGCTCGCCGCGGGCGGACCGGCCTCGGAGCGCCTGGGCGAACTGCTCGCCGCCGACGCGAAGAGCAACGACTTCGACAGCTTCTCCGAAGAGGAGTTCGCCGCCCGTGCGGCGCTCATCGAGGAGGCGGGCGGCCGCGAGTGGACCGCCCAGGAGGCCCGTCGTCAGCATGCGGTCGCCATCGAGGCGCTGCATGGTGTGGACATGCCCGAAACCGTGCGGGCGCAGCTCACGGCGCTCGCGGACTTCGTCGTCGTACGAAAGAGATGA
- the shc gene encoding squalene--hopene cyclase: MTATTDGSSGAVDPRAASASSPTTESTIAADDVLAVARRAAERSVEHLLGRQDEQGWWKGDLATNVTMDAEDLLLRQFLGIQDPATVQAAGRFIRGEQLGDGTWATFHGGPGDLSATIEAYVALRLAGDRPDEPHMARAAGWVREQGGIAASRVFTRIWLALFGWWKWDDLPELPPELMFFPKWVPLNIYDFGCWARQTIVPLTIVSAKRPVRPAPFALDELHTDPDEPNPARRPAPAASWDGVFQRLDKALHVYHRFAPRRLRRVAMNAAARWIIERQENDGCWGGIQPPAVYSVIALHLLGYDLDHPVMRAGLESLDRFAVWREDGARMIEACQSPVWDTCLATIALADAGVGADHPALVKAADWMLGEEIARPGDWSVRRPQLAPGGWAFEFHNDNYPDIDDTAEVVLALRRVRHPDQARVEAAIERGVRWNVGMQSRNGAWGAFDADNTSAFPNRLPFCDFGEVIDPPSADVTGHVVEMLAIEGHSAHPATRRGIEWLLAEQDAAGGWFGRWGVNYVYGTGSVVPALVAAGLPASHPSIRRAVGWLESVQNDDGGWGEDLRSYNEDKWIGHGASTASQTAWALLALLAAGRRDTVAVSRGIAWLAETQLADGSWDEPYFTGTGFPWDFSINYHLYRQVFPLTALGRYVHGDPFAGRTAVREGA, from the coding sequence ATGACAGCGACGACCGACGGAAGCTCCGGGGCTGTGGACCCCCGGGCAGCCTCGGCCAGTAGTCCGACAACCGAATCAACCATCGCCGCGGACGACGTACTCGCCGTCGCGCGGCGGGCCGCGGAACGCTCGGTGGAGCACCTCCTCGGCAGGCAGGACGAGCAGGGCTGGTGGAAGGGCGACCTCGCCACCAACGTCACCATGGACGCCGAGGACCTCCTGCTCCGGCAGTTCCTCGGTATTCAGGATCCCGCCACGGTCCAGGCGGCCGGCCGCTTCATCCGCGGCGAACAGCTCGGCGACGGCACCTGGGCCACCTTCCACGGCGGCCCCGGAGATCTCTCCGCCACCATCGAGGCCTACGTCGCGCTGCGTCTGGCGGGGGACCGCCCGGACGAACCGCACATGGCCCGCGCCGCGGGATGGGTCAGGGAGCAGGGCGGGATCGCGGCGAGCCGCGTGTTCACCCGGATCTGGCTGGCCCTCTTCGGCTGGTGGAAATGGGACGACCTGCCGGAGCTCCCGCCCGAGCTGATGTTCTTTCCCAAGTGGGTCCCGCTCAACATCTACGATTTCGGCTGCTGGGCCCGCCAGACCATCGTGCCGCTCACCATCGTCTCCGCGAAGCGGCCGGTACGGCCCGCGCCCTTCGCCCTGGACGAGCTGCACACCGATCCGGACGAACCGAACCCCGCCCGCCGCCCCGCCCCGGCAGCCAGCTGGGACGGTGTCTTCCAGCGCCTCGACAAGGCGCTGCACGTCTATCACCGGTTCGCCCCGCGCAGACTGCGCCGGGTCGCCATGAACGCGGCCGCCCGCTGGATCATCGAACGCCAGGAGAACGACGGCTGCTGGGGCGGCATCCAGCCACCCGCCGTGTACTCCGTCATCGCCCTGCACCTGCTCGGATACGACCTCGACCACCCGGTGATGCGGGCCGGACTCGAGTCCCTCGACCGGTTCGCGGTCTGGCGCGAGGACGGCGCCCGCATGATCGAGGCCTGCCAGTCCCCGGTCTGGGACACCTGCCTCGCCACCATCGCACTCGCCGACGCCGGGGTCGGCGCCGACCACCCCGCGCTGGTGAAGGCGGCCGACTGGATGCTGGGCGAGGAGATCGCCAGGCCCGGCGACTGGTCGGTGCGCAGGCCCCAACTGGCCCCGGGCGGCTGGGCGTTCGAGTTCCACAACGACAACTACCCCGATATCGACGACACCGCGGAAGTGGTCCTCGCGCTGCGCCGGGTCCGCCATCCGGACCAGGCGCGGGTCGAGGCCGCCATCGAGCGCGGCGTGCGCTGGAACGTCGGGATGCAGTCCCGTAACGGCGCCTGGGGTGCCTTCGACGCCGACAACACCAGCGCGTTCCCCAACCGGCTGCCGTTCTGCGACTTCGGCGAGGTCATCGACCCCCCGTCCGCCGACGTCACCGGGCACGTGGTGGAGATGCTCGCCATCGAGGGCCACTCCGCTCACCCCGCGACCCGGCGGGGCATCGAGTGGCTCCTCGCCGAACAGGACGCGGCCGGCGGCTGGTTCGGTCGCTGGGGCGTCAACTACGTCTACGGAACCGGGTCGGTGGTGCCCGCCCTGGTCGCCGCGGGACTGCCCGCCTCGCACCCCTCCATCCGGCGCGCGGTCGGCTGGCTGGAATCCGTCCAGAACGACGACGGCGGATGGGGCGAGGACCTGCGCTCCTACAACGAGGACAAGTGGATCGGCCACGGAGCCTCGACGGCGTCCCAGACCGCCTGGGCACTGCTGGCGCTCCTCGCGGCCGGCCGGCGGGACACCGTGGCCGTCTCACGGGGCATCGCCTGGCTGGCCGAGACCCAGCTGGCCGACGGCTCCTGGGACGAGCCGTACTTCACCGGTACCGGCTTCCCCTGGGACTTCTCCATCAACTACCACCTCTACCGGCAGGTCTTCCCCCTGACCGCACTCGGACGGTACGTGCACGGCGACCCGTTCGCCGGCCGCACGGCGGTCCGCGAGGGGGCCTGA
- a CDS encoding phosphorylase family protein: MGDAPGPAGPTAPLLIACALGIEHLALRTGRARAGTAPGPVTVLRTGMGPKAAETAVARALGEGRAAGAAVIASGFCAGLAPGMHPGDLVVADETRTAGQSDACTGTELLADALARAVPGRTVHTGPLTGSDHVVRGHERAGLRATGAIAVDMESAATLRIALRSGPRPVAAVRVVVDAPEHELVRIGTVRGGISAFRVLRAVLPAFYEWHRSLLLPRR; the protein is encoded by the coding sequence ATGGGCGATGCCCCGGGGCCGGCCGGCCCCACCGCCCCGCTGCTCATCGCCTGCGCGCTGGGCATCGAACACCTGGCCCTGCGCACCGGCAGGGCCAGGGCGGGCACCGCCCCGGGCCCCGTGACCGTACTGCGTACGGGCATGGGGCCGAAGGCGGCCGAGACGGCGGTGGCGAGGGCGCTCGGCGAGGGCCGGGCAGCCGGCGCCGCCGTCATCGCCTCGGGATTCTGCGCCGGGCTCGCACCCGGTATGCACCCCGGCGACCTGGTGGTGGCCGACGAGACCCGGACAGCCGGGCAGTCGGACGCCTGCACCGGTACGGAACTTCTTGCCGACGCACTTGCCAGGGCCGTACCCGGACGCACCGTCCACACCGGTCCGCTGACCGGCTCCGACCATGTCGTACGAGGGCATGAGCGGGCCGGTCTGCGGGCCACCGGAGCGATCGCGGTGGACATGGAGTCCGCCGCGACCCTGCGCATCGCCCTGCGGTCCGGGCCACGCCCGGTTGCGGCCGTACGGGTGGTCGTGGACGCTCCGGAGCATGAGCTCGTCCGCATCGGCACGGTCCGCGGTGGAATATCAGCTTTCCGCGTTCTCCGTGCCGTCCTGCCGGCTTTCTATGAATGGCACCGATCTTTGCTGCTCCCCAGGAGGTGA